DNA sequence from the Pseudomonadota bacterium genome:
ACCTCGGCGATACCAAGAGCACGATCACGCACCCGGCGACCACCACCCACAGCCGCTTGACACCCGAAGAGCGTATCCAGGCGGGGATCGGCGAAGGCTTAATCCGCATCTCGGTGGGGATCGAGGATAGCGCGGATTTGATCCGCGATCTGGAGCGGGGATTGGCGCAAGTTTGAACGGCCTCACGCCGGTTTCCGAAGCTTAGAACTCGGTGTGTGCAACACCGTGGCGGGCGCATGGCGGAGCGGCGCGCGCGGGTTGCGCATGGGAGTTTGCGCGTGTTAGATTGGCGCCGAGCTTGATCTCCAATAATCGCCCGCCTCTTCAAGCCGGCGGCGGTTAAAAAACAATTTAGAATTCTCGCCCATTCTCAGCGG
Encoded proteins:
- a CDS encoding PLP-dependent transferase, whose amino-acid sequence is LGDTKSTITHPATTTHSRLTPEERIQAGIGEGLIRISVGIEDSADLIRDLERGLAQV